The following nucleotide sequence is from Strix uralensis isolate ZFMK-TIS-50842 chromosome 15, bStrUra1, whole genome shotgun sequence.
TTTAAATATTCTTTTGCCCTCTAACAAGCAAATGGAAACTGAAGTAGAATAAGAGATGTATGGAGGCAGAGGGTAGCAGAAATAAAGTCAACACCGTAAGTCAGTTAACGTGTCCTCAGCTTCTTAGACTGTCTCTTGCgttttaattcttcttcttccCGTCTCAATTCTTCTAAGTCCTCCTGAACACCGAGTCTCAAGCTGCCAAATAAGATGAAATTCTTTACACACTGCTACTCAGGAAATGTGAAATTTGACTTCCACCCCTCCCCCAAGAAAAGCAATcctaaaattatttcagctgattTGAGCAAAAATTTTAGATCAGTTCAACAATCAAATCTCCTTTAATTATAGCAAGAATACagctttaagaaaacaaataaaagattttatcATTAGATTAGAATTAAatcttttgagggaaaaaaatatttaaaacttttgtttaaaaaaaaaatcaagattgtgaagaaaaatgattttaaCATGAAAggccattttttttccaaaaagctgaAACACATCCATCAATTCTTACCAATGTAACTTACATACAAGTCATAGCAGGATTGACTCTCATCAACTTCTGAGAGCTGACCAAACCTTTTACATTGGCAAGGGAGTGAATGGATATGTCAAACAGTAGAGAAGCAAAAGATTTTGTTGCAACTTCCTGGCTCGAGGCACCATTCAGGTCGCTACAAGCGCATCGCTCCACCCTCAGTCCATCCAGCTGCCGTGACTCTGGTGAACAGGCCCGTGGAAGAGACTCTGCTAACACAGCCTGTTCTAGCTACGTCCCCGCGTAACTCCTTCAGCTTCCGACAAGTCAGTAAGTTGAAAGCAATGCTTAAAACAGTATCTGCAGTCACTGATCTCTTCAATAAGCAAGGGCTGGACAGTCTTGCTGGTTTGATACTAGGAATGGGTGTAGCAGAGTTACCATTTTGTGATCAGCTACTGCCTCATTTGCAGCCCTACCAAGTGCATTTGTACATCCATAGTTCATTATGAAGGCACTGTAGCGTGCACCTCAATGCAAAAGGTTCAACCCCGTGACAATGAGGATTCCACTGTTCCAGGCTAAACTGCTCCAGTACTGGCTCTAAAATGCCTTTTATGCCTAAACAAGCATAGCAAAATCATCCTGAATTCAGGAAACTGCAGTTATCCAAATTCAGAATAGAAACAAACACATCAAGGATCTATGTGATAAAACTCTGGCTTGGAGCATCGTTTTTCATTTCAACTTAGAACTTAACCGCTGTAATTTTAGTCGGCTTGCTTCGTTAGAAGAAGTTCCTCATTTCAAGGGTCACAAGGCTGTTAACCAAACTCTCAGTGAAAAGTAGCTGAGCGTTGAAAATAGTTAAACCCCATTTTACTGAAGTTTCTTATCTCCCCTTCCTTTATGCTACATGTGCAGTTGAAAGTTAGCCAGGTATTCCACTCTGCAAAACCTCACTCTAGGCCTTCAACAGATAATTCAGTCAATAGCAATGGCACTGTAAAATTCCAGTTACTCCCTCTAACTCCATATAACAGACTATAGGTTTGCATGATCAGCAGCTATTTCCCAGGAGCAAGGAGGAAGATGACTGTAACTTCAAAAATACACAAGTTTCGAATGCTCAAGGCACCTTCTGAATAACAATATAAaaacttcagaacaaaaaaagttGGTAACTCAGTATATTCCAGTACCTTCCATTATCTATAAAAACCTCTTATAACTTTCACAAAGCTTGTTCCACCAgccattaaaaaccaaaaataaaatcagtttatgAACACCAGATTTTATAACAGCAATGTAAGAACTGTGCAGGTCTAGAGGCCAATACCAATGGTCAAAGCCAATATGAAAATATAATCTTATTTGAAATCACTGATTACAAAAGTTTGTCAGAGTACTTGGTATATATACATagaaatacacacacaaacacacgcacatAAAAACATGTAAGTCTCCTTCCAGATCTCAAACTAGCAGAATATTGTAATGTTTGTGACAAACAGAAGGTTTTAGCATTTCAACtgaaatttaaagtattttttaaaaatatttttgggcaTAAGTAGGTTTTGGTGTGTTctttttttgtgactttttttttacaagtgAAGTTTGTGATGCATGAGAATGAACATACaagatttatttaatttacagtaCCCACCACTGGCTGGCAGAGTTTCATCTTTACCTAAGCTTTCTTAAAAAACACGGTAAGGCTTATTTACCTCTGctataaaaagcagcaaatatcCACTGTAACTTAACTTAGACCTGTGACTTGGGCAATAAACAAAATGCATAGTTTCTATCTGAATTTAAATCTGTGCATACCTCCTAGCTTCTTCTTTCTGTTGTTCTCTCCAGCTGCTCTCCATATAACGTAAGGCATAATCACTTTCATCTTTGTATCTGGAAATTAAATATTAGTTTTCAGCACACTAAAACCACATGATAATGTACAGCTGAGTTATAAATTCACATCCTTTCTTAGAAAGAACAATTACCTTGCTATACGGattttaatgttttgaaagaaGTTACAAGTCTTTTAAACGCTTGCTTTCTTATACCTTTTAGTCAGACAAGAGGGAAGTATGTAAATATGCCAAATAAAAGCCTTCATCTTCCAGCAGTTCCTAGTCATACCAAATTAGATCCTCTTACAGAACAGCTAATACTATTGCATTTAGCAGTTCATATTCAGGCAGCTACATCTGATGAATTCTGAAATACCTCACACTGCTATAGAAAGCATTTTAACATCCAATAATAGGAGTTGCTATGAATTATACAGGTGAGACACTGAAGAAGTTGTGTTGTTTTCCAACTGCATCAAATTTTATTGCTCCCCAGAAGAGCATGGCAGGCAGTGTGAAAATTCAAGGTCCCTTCTGCACAGAAGCAGCTATAACGTTCGTTAAATTTCCACGATGCAAAACTATTTTTGGATACCAGCACTTCCCCTATTTCtaagacatttttatttgttgaactattttaatttctgttgttctGTTGCTTGTTCTGCAGTATCTTAAAATTGGcatttttcttaccttttccGGTCATAGCCAAATATTTCCCGAATATGTTTTGATATTTCTTCTTGTGGTTCCCCTTCGTCTTCAATGAAATCATCCATTTCAGAGTCATATTCATCATCATCGTCATCTTCTATTTGTCTCTTGTAACTAATAGATGGTCTTCCAAGACCTAAATGACATGgcagtgaaaaaaatcattaattagTAACATTAATATAACATTAATTTAACAGTGCTTCTCCTTGCTATCCCTTGGGCACAGCCATTTTACAACTCTGGGCTTCCAGCTAGAAAACTTCTGTCTCAAGTTAATGAGCAATTCTCAAAGTCAGTAAAAGCAAATGCTTCCTCTAAGTTGTGCTATAGATGATTACATATCAGTATCACCAACTGCATCCTGAGGAAAATACCAGACAGAATTCTATGTTCTTGATCAGGGTTTTCTAGGCACTTAGTTGCTAGAGTCCAAGCTGCTTGTTCCTGCTAAGAAACAATTTTTTAGAACCGCTTGCTTACTGATAACATGAATTAGCCAAAACACTTAAATATCAGTCACAGATTTGCtgtgtggttttaattttgtgtACCACATTAAGCATCTGTTAAGACACTATGAAATTTTAAAGACTAAGCATAATTAAGCAATGCAGGAACTGAATCCTTCaattcttttccttctaaagGTATTCAAATACCAACATCCATCACAGGCTGCTTAGTTCTCTTTCATGTAATACTTCACACCCCAGGCCCGTATTTCAAGGAGTATGAGCACAGGTAAAAagttgcaaagcagaaaaaagcatTCTACTGTTAAATGTACTCTTCAAAAGGCAAGCATGCTATTTCATCTAAGTCTTCCTAATTGATCTGTAATTGTCAAAGACCCTCAGTGACCTCAACTCagacatatataaaaatacaaaacaaataacTAAGTAAAAAGGTTTTCTCTAGAACTTTATACCTTGTGAATGAAACACAGGTCTATGCCCTTGAAAAGATCTCATTCCGTTTATCTGTCCATTGCTAGGTCTCGTGACTAGGTTTTTAGAGGAAATAGTTTCCGATACAACAGTACACTTGGGTTTTACAGCTGTACCCAAGGCGCTGCCTGGTCGCCCAGGCCCTGCGCTTGGGCCGATTCCTGGCCTTCCTGGTCCTGCTCCCAAGCTGCTGCCTGGTCGCTTGGCTCCCTCGCTTGGGCCGATTCCTGGCCTTCCTGGTCCTGTTCCCAAGCTGCTGCCTGGTCGCTTGGCTCCCGCGCTTGGGCCAATTCCTGGCCCTGTTCCCAAGCTGCTGCCTGGTCGCTTGGCTCCTGTGCTCGGGCCGATTCCTGGCCGTCCTGGTCCTGTTCCCAAGGTGCTGCCCGGTCGCCCAGGTCCAGTGCTTGGGCTGACTCCTGGCCTTCCCAGTCCTGTACCCATGCTGCTGCCTGGTCGCCCAGGTCCTGCGTTTGTGCTGATGCCAGGCCTTCCCGGTCCAGTGCCCAAGCTGCTGCCTTGTCGCCCAAGTCCCGCGCTTGAGCTGCTGACCGGTCGCCCAAGTCCTGCCGTGCTTGAGCTGCCAGCCGGCCTTCCAGGTCCCACGCCTGAGCCACTGCCCAGTCGCGCAGGTccctggctggagctgctgcctggccttCCAGGTCCTGTGGCTGAGCCGCTGCCCAGTCGCCCGGGGCCTGGGCTTAAACCCCTTCCTGGCCTTCCAGGTCCCACACCAGAATTGCTGCTTGATCGCCCAGGTCCTGCACTTGAACCGCCACCTGGATGTCCAGGTCCTCCTTTTCCTAAGCTGCTGCCTGATCGTTTTGCATTGGAGTTGATTCCATGCTGAAGGGCCGTGGTACTTCCTGATTTTGTATGGGCAGAGACCTTCAGGCTGGATTCTTTAGCAGATGGTAGCCTCTGAGCCCCATTGGCCGCTGGTTTTGAGGGTGGCACATGAGAGCTTGAGGCAGACCTTCCAATACCATTGAGAGGTAACTTACTATGACTGCTACCAGTAGAGCTTTTCAAGGAGCCATTTTGtgagtttttttccatttgatcaAATCTGGAGGAAGATGATGGCCGTGAGTGTTTTTCAGTCAATGCTGGTGCTTTGGATTTCTTATCAGTACCACTCATAGATGACAGACTGCCTTTCGGTGTGGAATGTTTATCTACTGAGCTTTTGTTAAGTTTCACATTTACAGATTCTTTCTGAGAAGTCACTTTTTTTGAAGAACTGGATATCCCTGTATTCTTAATCTCCTCACTTCTCTTATGCATTTCTACTCTTCTGTTTTTGCGTCCCAAATACTCCCTCTCTCTCAATTCTTCTGCTGTTCTGGGTCTCTCTTCTActtttttcactggttttattTCCACCGGTTCatactgttttttttcagcaagcCTTAAGAGCTCTGCAAAGTTCAGAGGTGCTGGTGCACTTTTGGGAGGCGCCTTTGGTTTCACTGCAACTTTGGATGGTTTCTCTTCATATTCTTCTTGCTCATGCTCGGAGTCAGTCTGACTGTATTCAAGTTGCTCAGTTTCATCTTCTGTTGCATGCTCAGCCTCTGGGGCCTGAGCAACATTCTCACAAGTCCTCTTCTTTTTAGGCTTCTCTTCAACAGGAATGCCATTATAGCCATAAAAATTGTCCTTTGTTCGTGAGGCCATAGCTCTTGCCTTTCTGTCATGTTTCATTTCAATACGCCTAGCCAAgagctcttctttctttcttctttcttccagtgCTGTAAAAGAAAACCAGGAGAAAGTTATGCAAAAGAActactttttatttccatttcttccaaACTGATAAACCATTTAGGACAGTAATTTAAGGGTATCTGGCTAACAGCTATTCAAAATAGACCAGAAAGTGATCAGATGTATGCCAACAGGGCAAGGTAACCCACCTCCATCAGCTACTCCAACAAACCAAGGTGAACAATTAACTCAAATGCTACTATTACAAAACCCACTCAGGCGATTCAACCAAAGCAGCTCTCCAGAATGCCATGCAAACTAAGGAGAATTACTGTGTGAGGAGGTACAGGACTTATGGGGGATCTCTGGGTAATGGAAGGAGTTCTGAGACTGAGCAAGAGAATTTTGAGACCATACAGAATTTACCATCAGATGTTTAAAGGAagatgaggaaagggaaggaatcAGAGAGCATTGGGGTGGGATAAGAAGTGGAAAACAGGCGGGGTGTAGAGGGGTGCAGGGGAGAGACAGAAGCAGCCAGTCACAGATAAGCAAGCTGCTGGGTCACTAACATTTTGTCTGGTAGAGCCCTGTGCCCTACCTCCACAGTCTGTTCTATATTCTTACTGAACTGGTTTTAGTTATTTTCTGCATAAGTATGCTCTCTATCTTGAGTCTGTCTGATCTGCTGACAAAATTCAGGCTGAACTAGCTAGTGAATAGGATGAGAGGTCTAAACGCCAGATACTGGAGAGACCAAGGGAATGGGGGCCAAATACCAGAAGGACTCAGGAAAAGCATCAATTCCTTGAAAATGGATTGGGCTACTCATGCTTTGGGTGCCTGTAAGGTACCATCCCCTGCCTATGTTATTCTGTTGTCAAGGGCCATGACTGTACAGTGAGCACGCATGCATGCCCACATGGAATTCATGCTCAGTCTTGCGTCTGGCTGGACCTGGCAGCAGGCTCATGACTAGCCCAGGAGAGGAGGAATACCCTGGGCCATCCAGTCCATCAGATTTGGTTACCTTTAACAAAACATTAACATCAGAAGCAATGCAGTATTAGTTTATTCTACAGgctatttaaaagaaagataatACAGTGGAAGACCTGTGGCTCAAATAAAGCCTCTGCCATACAAATTTAAAATTCAGGCTGTATCAATATGCTAGATTAAGATACAACAACAGGAACTCTTACCATTTTTCCACCCAGATAAAGCTTTTCAAAGTCAAGCTACCAGAAGTCCAGATGGTTTCTTGTAATCTCTCTTCACCTTAAGTACTTCTCTATCTCCAACAGTAAATGCTAGAATAACTGATTAGTATTTAACGCCTTCGGAAAGCATGCAAACATCGCTAGTCCTTACTTAATCCTGGCTTTTCCTTAGCATCAGTTATGTACATCAATTTCAGAAACAGATGCGCAGCTGTATTTGCAAGAGCTTTGAATAAGGTGACAAAGTCTCAAAGAGTCAATGAAAGTCTCCCATAGTGTAACTTGTAACTCCCCGAAACAAGGCCTGAGGGAAGCATAAACAATGGCAAGAGATGAAACCTGGTaaagataagggatgggggggaggagGCCCTCCAagccaaggaatgtctcaaacactctcAAGTAATGAAACTTTGGAGTCTGGATAATGCAGGCTTTACAATCaaggagctgataaggctgcctggatagcacaggatgcagctggaggagggagccctgcgGAGACAGgttggttctgctctggtgcatcctgtaaagtttcaagggccatccgtccggtgaatgacctttgcttcattatcagCAAAATGCATATTAAGGTTGACacccctgcatatgctaatgaagattaacaagatcatgctagttACAGCATCCCATTAAacatcttcctcctccccatacaTGTGATATGTAGATATGTAGGTCGACCTAGGGGAGGgaccaaggaaagtgtgtataaattgaggagGGACAAGAATAACAGGAGTGAAGACAACGGATGCATCCTTGAACCCTTGTTGGCACAACCAACACAGGAACCtggaccagtgatctctatttctacctccatttctctccccttctcttttcccccctttccttgtTAGCATTGAGTAACACAAGGCATATCATATTGCTTGCCATAATTTGTTACTTAgtcaattatcatgtatccaattaatACATTgcaggaaattaataaatgtttatgtatggactttgagacttgtttcactgttgtccactccgttgCAGATTTACAAATTTAAGTCATTTGTCTCCCTCATCCGAGCAGGACACAACACATAGGAAATATTTTGGActgttacctttttttcttttttcttcttcttgccgTCTGAGAAATGCTTGCACTGCTGCAGACTCTACACCCTTGACTTTTGGAACCTTTTTGGGAGGACCAACAGCCAAACTGtaccttttctgcaaagaacaaagaaatatgtcagaaaagttaagaaatgtaaaaatcttaaaagcttttaaaactgaGGAATTGCATAACAGTCCTGTAGTTGACTTTAAGCAGAGATACAGTACAgaataaacaaataatttccaCTGAAGCTGAGAGTTGTGACAGATACACTGGATTCCTAGCTGTACTTTGGTTCAGGCTAAGGCGTAACAGGTCTCACATCCTTGGGGTGAACTTGTGAGCTAGAAAGCCCCTGTACAAAGGAGTGAAGGTGtcctaaaaaaatattctgaaaggtAGTTTCAAAACCCAGAAGTGCAAGATAACCAAAGTACAGAACAGGATACCAGAGCTAAACTGAAGAGATCTATCTTGTCTGTGCTATTGACTAGCAGCCAAGCACTTCACCCTATAAATATTACGATCAGGATGGGCCCAGTTTGAGTGCTCCCTGAACTGCAGCTGGAGTGCACTCCAGGTaactctccccttgagcagggatgCCTCTCAGGGTTACCTGAGACTAAGAGATCCTTCCTTACCCAAGGCGTAGAGATCTCTTACCTGCAACAGATCCTCTGTGACTGATAGCATGCTGAAATTAATATTAGGAAACATTACTAATCCATGTAGATACTCAATATTATTGTAATAATTGTATGGATAATgccattagacataaactgttgaccaagtccAGGACTAAGATCGGATCCAGTCACACCTAGGCTCCGAAAAGAGTTTAGAAAACAAGGGTGTCCACTCTGAACGTCATGGAAAGGTCCTCCTTACTCTTTGCACCTCCTGTCTCTGTGTGAATCATTCTAACTCAATTCTAActcaattttcctttgtatgtttctccCATGCAGTAATTAATAAGGTGACCCTTGCCATCAAACTTACTGAACCTTGTCAAACCACTGTTAAAACTTTGTTAAATGCCATTGAACTTATTGAATTctgtcaaattattattttatctcaataaaatatattgctgcttctctcttttgaGTGAGGTGCATTCCACTCATCTGCAACAAGAGTGCACTCTGCTTCCTGGAGGAATGAACAGGAAACCAGAAGACAGGTAGGAAAACCAAGAGAAATGAGTAAAATGCACTAGACTGAGAAGGAATGCAACAGCTGCATCAGTAATGgaataaaagtatttcagttcagctttgaccaagcaggaaacaaaagcagaCTATAGCACAGGCTGCCAGAGTCTGTTCAATTCCAGACTGGTTTACAGGTCCACTAGAGCTTTCAGCTTTTTTGTGGACACTCATTTCAGTTTCACACTATCTtattcagtgaaaataaataaatcaactcaaaaaatgtaattactcCAGAAGCTGGAACTGACTGCACCAGCATAATTAGTAGGTTGATCTAAAACCAGTTATGCTGATTTTAGTTCCTGCTGCAGTGATCTTAAACAGAAGACTACTGTACATCAAGGAGTTAGTGATCCACATAACCAGCTGAACTCAACAGGCACAGGCCTGCACTCTACTATACTTATGGAGACAACTGGATGAACTCAGCAAACCAATTGTGACAAAACATGTAGCCCCCACTTAGCACCTGGCAGTTACACCACTTGCATGTGGTATAACatgcctggagaaggctccagggagaccttactgaggcctttcaatacttaaagggggctcaaaaggggacagactttttagtagggcctgtagtgataggacagggggtagtggttttaaactgaaagaaggtagattcagactagctataaggaagacatgttttacaatgagggtggtgaaacactggaacaggttgccctgggTGGTTGCAGATGTCCCACCccggaaacattcaaggccaagCTGGATGGGGTCCTGAGTGACCTGCtccagttgaagatgtccctgctcatggcagggggcttggactagataACCtataaaggtcccttccaacccaagccattctgtGATACTAGGTCTCAGTATAACCTGATGTAAAGTAGCATTTTCATGTAACATCCTTTTGCTTGGCACTGGACATGATAAATAGAGCTGTTTACTTCCAAGAACATCCTATAAAAGCTCTAAACACTACAATGCTGGTGGTGATCCTCACCACAGAGGATTTGCACAGCTTGCCATGTGTAGATGTCTGCCCAGTGCTGTACAATTCAGGGTTCCAGCAGCTGAGCAGATGTAAAGTTATCTATGCTACcccctttttcccttctcctgttATCTccagtaaatgttattttaatcaatatgttaagagtccaAGCACCTTTCTTACTGGGAACTAACATGAACACTTGCACTAGTGTGCTACACCTGTTCTGACATTACCTTTCATAAATGTACCAATTA
It contains:
- the SPTY2D1 gene encoding protein SPT2 homolog isoform X1; protein product: MDFRNILMMASEQQGLNAVPKRYSLAVGPPKKVPKVKGVESAAVQAFLRRQEEEKRKKALEERRKKEELLARRIEMKHDRKARAMASRTKDNFYGYNGIPVEEKPKKKRTCENVAQAPEAEHATEDETEQLEYSQTDSEHEQEEYEEKPSKVAVKPKAPPKSAPAPLNFAELLRLAEKKQYEPVEIKPVKKVEERPRTAEELREREYLGRKNRRVEMHKRSEEIKNTGISSSSKKVTSQKESVNVKLNKSSVDKHSTPKGSLSSMSGTDKKSKAPALTEKHSRPSSSSRFDQMEKNSQNGSLKSSTGSSHSKLPLNGIGRSASSSHVPPSKPAANGAQRLPSAKESSLKVSAHTKSGSTTALQHGINSNAKRSGSSLGKGGPGHPGGGSSAGPGRSSSNSGVGPGRPGRGLSPGPGRLGSGSATGPGRPGSSSSQGPARLGSGSGVGPGRPAGSSSTAGLGRPVSSSSAGLGRQGSSLGTGPGRPGISTNAGPGRPGSSMGTGLGRPGVSPSTGPGRPGSTLGTGPGRPGIGPSTGAKRPGSSLGTGPGIGPSAGAKRPGSSLGTGPGRPGIGPSEGAKRPGSSLGAGPGRPGIGPSAGPGRPGSALGTAVKPKCTVVSETISSKNLVTRPSNGQINGMRSFQGHRPVFHSQGLGRPSISYKRQIEDDDDDEYDSEMDDFIEDEGEPQEEISKHIREIFGYDRKRYKDESDYALRYMESSWREQQKEEARSLRLGVQEDLEELRREEEELKRKRQSKKLRTR
- the SPTY2D1 gene encoding protein SPT2 homolog isoform X2 — its product is MDFRNILMMASEQQGLNAVPKRYSLAVGPPKKVPKVKGVESAAVQAFLRRQEEEKRKKALEERRKKEELLARRIEMKHDRKARAMASRTKDNFYGYNGIPVEEKPKKKRTCENVAQAPEAEHATEDETEQLEYSQTDSEHEQEEYEEKPSKVAVKPKAPPKSAPAPLNFAELLRLAEKKQYEPVEIKPVKKVEERPRTAEELREREYLGRKNRRVEMHKRSEEIKNTGISSSSKKVTSQKESVNVKLNKSSVDKHSTPKGSLSSMSGTDKKSKAPALTEKHSRPSSSSRFDQMEKNSQNGSLKSSTGSSHSKLPLNGIGRSASSSHVPPSKPAANGAQRLPSAKESSLKVSAHTKSGSTTALQHGINSNAKRSGSSLGKGGPGHPGGGSSAGPGRSSSNSGVGPGRPGRGLSPGPGRLGSGSATGPGRPGSSSSQGPARLGSGSGVGPGRPAGSSSTAGLGRPVSSSSAGLGRQGSSLGTGPGRPGISTNAGPGRPGSSMGTGLGRPGVSPSTGPGRPGSTLGTGPGRPGIGPSTGAKRPGSSLGTGPGIGPSAGAKRPGSSLGTGPGRPGIGPSEGAKRPGSSLGAGPGRPGIGPSAGPGRPGSALGTAVKPKCTVVSETISSKNLVTRPSNGQINGMRSFQGHRPVFHSQGLGRPSISYKRQIEDDDDDEYDSEMDDFIEDEGEPQEEISKHIREIFGYDRKRYKDESDYALRYMESSWREQQKEEARRRCLEHSKLVYF